The DNA sequence GAAAGCAGCTGATGTTTGCACGCAGTATATGCAGTTTTTCATATCATACCATCTTATTGGTGTTGTATTCTTTTCAGTCTGTTTCCTGTTTAAATGTTTTCCATGCCACCACTAATCATCTCTACTGAGACTATTCTATCTGTAAAGGTGATGATACACAGGACCATAATATTTTTATTGGGCAACAAAGTTTTATATGTCAACGGCTAACTTGTCATCTAATCACAATACAGGTTGCCCAGCAACGTTGCTCATAAAGTCACCATCACCTTAATTTTTTTGAAAAAAGGCAACAGCAGGTATGGGGAACATTTTATGAATAATGTGTTTGCTCCCAACCGATCCTTTGCAGTTGAAAGACCATAAATGATGTACtataaaacatgcaaaacatttTGGGCGATAGAAGACACTGAACCGATGGGCTGGTTGTCACTTTAgatcaggggtctcaaactcaaattacccgGGGGCCGATTTGCGTCCAGTCTGGTCATTGGGgggccagattttttttatctgttttagCTTGcttatcacaatactgtagataccacttttgagttggCATAtctaccatgtgtgatcagtggtacaatggtcAGTGTTattgaataacaagtagctgacctgagtttcaATTCCAATGCCagatgctctttggataaaggtgtttgttaaagtTGCTCTTTAGGATCACTTTGTCCCATTGATAGCCCCTTTGCATGCGAGCGCCTGCGCCCTCTGttttaggggccccctgagctcatgggcccctgggcttGTGCcgggtaggcccgttcggtaatccatccctgctcaGGGCTATGCCAGGGTCATCTAACAACTGCACTAGGCTCTTGAAAATGTAGATGAAGCTGTAAAGAACACAGTCTTACATTTAATGTATtcaatgaaatgtaaaaatgatTCATGCCAGCATGAAAGGCTTcagaaaatgtaattttgaATTACTCAAAACCCTTAATAGCACAAACGATCATTTTTacggcacaaaccagcacaaacctagCACAAACGAACAGCAGTGctatttaaatattttgaatATTACGGGGGGCCAACTTCACACAGGTGTTGTGAACAGCTGCGGGATAAATACCTACGGTTATCGGGGCAACGTTTATGGCAGCACTTAAAACAATTCCAACAAATGTGAATTCATGCGAATATACCATTTCCATCAACCTGGTcgcattagctagctagcccaCCCCCCACTTGCGAATCGAAGGTCTGTAGGCTGAATTTTcataatgacaagcagatttgtctttaaaaaacactgagcagagggcaggtttaattcttaaaacttggtttcctcattttcttttctaaggttacattgtgctgttgacttacagaatacGCTTAAGTGAAAGCCATGTTATGATGATGCGAAGTCACACATgaagtgaggggagtgaagggTTTAAGAGAGGTGACAGGTGTGCGTGATTAGTACTGCGGTGATTGTGAATGAGACAGAGTTGTGTGAGTTGGGGGGGTGGCatgagcagagttcagcgctggcgtgacatgcacacagaaaaaaTACACAACGGCTCTCATGCCCATTTCCCTTCAGGGCGacaaactgaactagttcacatTTCCGCCCAGCAGGCCCACGCTATATTGCAAAGGGGATTGtgcaaaaagtgtaaaattatgcaaggtatttgtttgtaaaaactGTTAACAGTGAAGAGAGTGTTCAACTACGGGTAAGAAAAGTTGGGGctgataaaatattttttattttcaatggttCCTACTTTTGTGTTATTCACTAGTAAAATATCTCggtgaaatgctgcatttggGCCCAAAAAGGATATACTGACATTCCAATCAATACAGTGGCACATAAAAAGAGCTTTACATATTTAGTATTGAGTTCAGTTTGTTGTCTAACACATAGCTATGACAATATAGTACATTTTGATATAGCATACTAAGTTAATGTCCTCAATAATAAGTAGGACGCCCACAccaaatgttatttatatagcactactaCTGCACAAATGCAGACAGTTTGTCATCTGAAAAAGCTGGTGTGTGCCCTTATAGGAGGGGTTTGTGGATAGCACAACCACTTCATGAAATGCATGTGACCATTGAGTTGCACAGTTTCTGAGCAGTACATGTCTTTGTCTTCAAGGTTGGACCAATGTTTTTCAGCATTTATATCCATCACAGACATCAAAAGGGAGAAAACCACAAATATACAGTGGATAAGGCTATtaatgtctcttttctgttatcttcatttgcacatttggcattgaggtaatccaaaagtaatcaagttacattactttaatattgtgatacaGGGGTTACTGAATAacatttttaacaggtaatcagtaattgtatcagaatacatttttaaagtaatcctcccaACCCTGGGTGCTTGAGACTCGGTTGTGGTTTGCTCCAGGGTTTCACGTGAACCTTTCCTTCAGTGTCCAGAAATTCTAGCGGATGCTGAGGACCGACTGTGTCTGGGTTGCATATCACGAGGGTCGCGCTGTGACTGTAATGGtagtctgcatctgtgtgtgtgtgtgtgtgtggggggggtgagaaGTAGAATGTATGTGCGGCAGTCTGATAAGCGGGCATGCACCAAACTAATCTTCACAATATTGTGTACTGCATGGGAAAGGTTCTCTGTGATGGATACTGATATGCTGCAGTGAGAATTAATGGATTATGCAGGaactctctcagacacagcaAATCCAACCCATTTTTGTTGACAGCAATTACTCCAGCACTGGCTAAACTTCTTCACTTTTAGCAATGAATAAAGCAAAGCTGTTCAAAATGATGCATGTGACTGGTCCATCTCAAAGACTAAGAGAAATGTTCTTCAGAGTTCAAGGTTTGTTGTAGGTCCAGGTTGCATTAACAGTCATGTAGGTTGAAGgaagcaggaaaaaaaatgtcaggagCATAACATTTTTTGTCCATTTGATAATAAATCTAAACACAATATCTTTAACTTTAAACATCCACCTTGCTTAGTCCCGTTCTCAGACACTCATACTCACTTGTTTCTTTAGCAAGATCAGACACTTCATATGAAAATAAAGTTTGCATCAGTAtcttatctgtatgtgtgtatgcatgcctgtgtaCATCAAAAACGTCCTTGTCTATAGCAGGAGATATTCCCCCTGGGTTTCCAAAATGGCCACTACACTTCACAATAGCCTTCGCATCAAAGAAGCCTGTCTGTCTAGAGTACTGGTGGGCGAAACAAACCCAGTGGAACACTCAGTGGAGGCCAAGGGGACAAAGAACGACGAAGAAAGTGAATGTTTCGAAAACATTCCTCCATGGCCTGTCACACTCCACTGGTGGTACAATCAGGCCCTTTGTGCTCAAATGGACATTCCGGATTGGGTTTGACAGTGCTGGGATGTGACCTACTGCAAGACTCTGAAAACAGGAGTAAACATAACAGTGTAGCTAACATTGAGCTTtattatccacacacactgtgaacattaaaaacaatggaacaccccccccaccaccaccaccaccaccaccaccacccacccccaagAACTGTACCCATTTATACAAAAATGAACTCTTGATGCCATAAAGAGTCGTGGACGTAATCAAAATAATCCAGAGACGCATTCCTTATTTATTGCAGCAGTGATTCCGATTCATAGGAAAATGAAGTTTACAGAGTGGTGCGATCAGATAtaatacaagaaaaaaaaaaaaaaaagaaccacacacattttacttgCCTTCTTTTAGTTGTTTACACTGTAATCAGAGTCATCTGCGCGTGCTGTATTTGTAACAGTTTGCAACATTACCATACAGCCGTTCTTTGCAGAGATCATCTTTAACGTGGGTTTCGAATCGAACTGGTAGCATGATAGAAGTGGCCTTCCTTGTGCAGCAcacaaaagaggaagagaggtggggGCTTTTTACGatttcatcatcatctcttTTACCTGTTGCCCCATCACCAAATGGCCAGAGGAATATACAAACAAGCTGGTTCATATGAATTTAATATTTACACTTCCATCTGCTGTGTTAATGCTGTCCAAGAGCTGTGACTGCTGCTGAAAATATACAAACCTGGCAATTACCAAAGGAAGGTCCctcaagaaaacaaaaagaagagcAGGGCAAAGCTCTGACAGTCTCACATTTTGTAAcaactattttttttgttttttttgttaatgaTGTTGGAAGTACACGCCCATTGCCAGTTCCAATGGGTCCTTCTCCAACTCATACCATTTTGTCTAAATCCGCAAAGTGAAAACAATAAATGGGAAGAAAAGTTTTCCATTACACCCTACACACTGTTTCTCCCCATTACACACTGTTTTTCTCCAGACATCAATCGCTGTCTAGGTGCTAAGTTGCTTTTTGGttggaaagaggaaagaaaaaagaaaaatagaccAACATCACCATGGCGATAATCTGGCAGAAGAGGAAGTAAGCCTGCATCATCTCCCATCAGTGTACTTCCCCGTTCCCCTTAAACCCGCCCCCTTTAGTCCAGAGAAATGTGGCAGCACCACCATGCTGGGCCGTGACACGGTCCTGTTGCCATGACAGTAGAGAAGCAGACTTGGTTCCAAAGTGCTGCTCAGGGTCCTgggttgttgggggggggggggggggtctgagctGGAGGACTGTCTGAGGTGGGTGATGAGGGGCAGGACCAGAGGCCTCAGGCAAGGCCTCTGCAGAGTAGTCAAGGGCCCCTCTCAGAACCGCAGATGGGCCTTGTGTTTTACCATGTATCTGGAAGCAAAACAATGGTACACTTGAGTTGAAACACTGGAAGAACAGAACCTGATACCTCTGATGAGCCCCAGCCCTTCTGATCCAATCCAACTGATTGTGTCTATAGGGTGAAGCCCCTCAATGCATTCACATACGCaccaacagaaaacacacacacacacacaatgacacacgcacacaatgacacacacacacaatgacacacacacacaatgacacacacacacacacacacacacacacacacacacacacacacacacacacacacacacacacacacacacacacacacacacacacacacacacacacacacacagctcagtgaTGAAGGCTCTCACCTATCCAGGGTCTCCCAGAAGCGGAGGAAGACGGGTCTGTCGAGGTGGCGCTTGTGGTGGCTCAGCTCCAGCACGGTCACGTCCCACTTTGCCACGTTGGGGTCCGGCCGCGCCTCGTCATACTTCAGGTGGAAGGCTCGGACTGAAAGAGAGGACACCGATGTGTTCAGCCCCAAGTTTACCAAACTCAACGCAGTCGAGGGGAGGAAACCCTCCAGGGTGAGCACATATGCATGTGAGCTAAAGGGGATAGTGACCTCACCATTTTCTTTGTGATGGATCAAGTCAAACGAATTGGTACTATGGTATTAGTATCAACTCATAACTGCTGCGCTAATGTTATTTGTGTATAATGTTCATAATGTTGATTAATTCAGCACAAACCCAGGCATCCTTTGACTAATATAATCATTTTCTTCTACTGCCCTTTCTTTTCGGGGACCACAATGAGAACACTTATGACAAAGCAAAATGAGGCGTTACCAATTACATCCTAATGTGATTAAACCTAATCCAGTATAATAAATGGCTGCATTACGAGCCAGGAAGTTAAGTCAAACAGAATTTTCCATCTCTCAAAGTACATAAAAGGTTTTGGATTTGATAACACAGTTAAGAAGGATGACTGGATGGTGTGCATTCAATAAAACAGAACAATTATAATCCAGCTCACGTTATGAGATTACACAAAACTGTCTAGACTTCACTCTGTTTAGATGGCCTTCAATACAAGTTCCACATTTCTAAGAGCCAGGTGAGGGACTGCATCTATAAAACATTCCAATTGCACTCAGTGTGGAGCAGAACTGTGCTGGCCAGCTAATGAGCGGAGGCCATTCAGGCCACATCTCCACTGAGGCACCGACAAGGAGAGCGAGTAAGCGCAGAAGGCACACCACACCGTCTGATAACGTCTCTGTGATATTGACttgaaaacataaacagatGTTAGGGGCCCATGGTGCTGTCAAAGAACACTTTATAAGTGTGCAGGTGAAGCGGTCGACcggacattgggcctcattctcgagcGCAATTAAGaagaatttcttctgaactccacttacgatgttttagggcattcatgaaagttctcacATCTGCGATTCGTTCTGAACTTAagaccagaatttcagaacgcAAAATAGAAGAAGTCGTAAatcgcccagagttttcttaaatgcaattcctcaaaaaaaccACCAGACGCCCCACGGGGctgctccgtgttagaagggttaagggctgaatttgtgagaaatcgttggtgattgcgttcacatcaactctacagacatcctccgaTAAAAATGATtctaataataaatacgagaatatttgtatcattaacaattacgtttcacatttatagtcatgattctacgaggcatcgcgatgtcctaaaataaataaaagcactacacgaacactgcaaatgtaagcgaataaataaataagcactaagctcaatcgcgtggatatagccatagtggaataaaatggacacatctacattctgtgacagtacctccacctctgcaccggtgaagtaaGGTCTGCGTTTAATGACCTGTGCACCACCGGTgtttgctttccgctttgacatgctTGTCGATTGTGCTGCTTTCGAGTCGCTTTCGCGGGGATTCTGTCtattctgactgcacacgtcactacggctgcgtgcccttataaggagctggtggggcgtgtatgtatgcaaatcaaGGTGTACAAGAACGCGCGTTCAATTTCAAaatcctcattcgggggagcatggccgagaacacttcggctgcgtAAGAACCcgttttcaggcgttcatgaatcggGCGGAGATCatttcttacgttggtcttccgaagacACATCAGACAATGTTCGACAATGTTTCAGACAAAATGGTCTGAAGGTCTCCCACTTGTGTACACTAACCCTGACTGTATGTGAGTCAGAAGGGCCATCTAATACCTTTGATGGCCTTTATAATGCCCTGCATCGTGCATCCCCGCACCAAAAGTATCCTAAGCCATACATAATGTGGTCCTAAGAAAAATGGGTGAAGGGCTCTGTCTTGTTCTGACTGTATGCATATCTACCTACAGACATTTCTCTAGATTTCACTTTCACTAAATCTCATTGTCTTGGAAACACTTACTTTTGGCAAAGATATCCACTGGGGATCCATCAGGAAGCAGCCATGGCCAGCCTTTGAACTGCCAAGCCGGACcctgcacaaacacagccaccacTCGGTCCCTGGAGGGGGGGGCGAAAGGAAATGGCCTTTTTTTTAACGAGGTAAGGGATGGTTCAAAAGACCTGATCCAGTCAAACTTCCGCTAATCGTGTTTTATGACATGGGTATAAAAGTGGATCTTTAACATAATAAAGATTGTACAACTCATACATCACATACTCATTAACTACAATATCATGATACgtgttgtagtttgatattagtttgttAAATGGAAGTCTCAGATGTTTCTTTGTTCTCATTTAGAGGAAGGATGAGGTTGTGAGAATGTGGGGGTTTTGTAACtcagagatgttaaactcagacctgtcatttgatgtttagggtaggactgaattaggagaccatgtgtttgtgaactcattctggactgttgtgttaaagtctgggtttgggggtcttaggtaaacattcttatctctgggaaacAAAGAGCAGATGGGAGTGTCatgtatgaactgtgaacatcTTCTGTGAATATAGGGTCCGACATTTTACCAGAGAGTCAGTGTATGTGGAAACAGCGgtctgaaaccactgcactcctctttgccagagtaaaagtctgttatttattttattcttagttgtgtgtcttaattctgaggttaatacagtcctggtaaagggtGAAAAATTCCCTGACAACAACTTAGCGATTATCTTTTAAGTTTAATGTTTAGTTATCAGTCTTGGAGCAAAACGGCACCAACATGAATTGGTCATATGGGGCATAACAATTTGGCTACACATGTGGCAAACTTAGTTTGAGAAGACGACTTAGAAATTCACACTATAATAATGACCATCATCTTTCCTTTTGCTAAAGATGTTGTATGGCTAAAAGAACACGCGGGTAAAATACCAGTCTTGTGGCGCTAGCTTCAGCGGCTGGTCAATGACTCTGTAGGGAACGGTAACGCTAAGCGTGGCACCACCAGTCTGGATCTGATCTTTCCGTCTCTGGAGCAACACCTCATTGTCACGCTGGAGGCCcagcttcttcttctcctcggacgtcagaaacctgcagaggacagggagaccgagagagagagagagagagagagagagagagagagagagagagagagagagagagagagagagagagagagagagagagacggaaacacaggagagggagaaagcacaGCATTAGCATACGTGACAAAGCTGTCATAGAGCAACATAGAATTGCTAGTCAAGCTAGAATTAGCCAGAGGTTTGAAAATGAACATCtgaaatatacagaaatatTGGCTGGAACACTGTTAACCAACACATCCCACCAAACGGCCAACTAACAAGCTTTGAAAGCCCCAATTCTCCTGATTTCCAAATTCTTACAATTAACGGTATAAACATTAAAACTAAGAATTATTTTAAACAAGTTATATTGTATCCAGCTCACAGAGGTGTGGTGTGCTGCTGTGAAGATTACCAACATCCTTACCCATACCCATAGTTTATATATAAAGTTCTATACGGAGAAATCAAGATTCAATCTCTACAGGGCAGCCAGTGGAACCAAGTGTGAACTCTGCTTAggtacagatatacacacacacacacacacacacacacacacacacacacacacacacacacacacacacacacacacacacacacacacacacacacacacacacacacacacaccataagtaCACTTTCAGTTGtacctcacgtgtgtgtgtgtgtgtgtgtgtgtgtgtgtgtgtgtgtgtgtgtggtgtaattaTTCCagtctgcccttctctctctcattgcggTTGCAGCACCAGGCCCAGCTCTCGGACTGCAGGTTCATCTGGCTAAATGTCGAGCATCTGCATAAACAGCTGCCTCATCGAATTACCAAAGGCTGAAGGCCTTGGCATAATGAGCAATGCTCAATGACAAAGCTGTCTCCACTTGGGGTGGACCAACCGTTACGATCAGTGGACAGCCATCAGTGTAGCTCTCGCCCGTGAGCGTGTGTaaatctgtgcctgtgtgtgtgtgcgtgcgcagcAGATTCTCGGACTGAGGCAGATTTACAAAGGAGAAAAATCCTTTGACCCATCAGTTCTGCTGTCAGCTATCTGTCTCTTCTGTTCCAGGTGGTGTTTGTTCCGTAAGCCATGGCTAATGTactcacaaaacacagacgACTCGATAAATGTGTCCAACACACGCGCCTTAAGTCTTAAGTTGTAAATAATGCGGTTTGTAAAACGTATAAAAGTTATCTTTGCTCAAAAAGAACAAAGGCTGGTTACAACAGTTTCCTACAGAACAAGAAGCCCGCAATGCAAATAACAGGAGGATTTGTTTGCTGTTGTCTTTTCCCTACATCAATATTGAGGAGCCCAATACTAGTAATATTACTATAATATACTATACTTAATACTAGGCGCAATGCAGCCAATAATGAGCGACTCAAAGAGCAGTTAGGGGCTGGCTGCTGTCCTCTGAGCCGCAGTGATATCTGGagctccacctccctcccccaccaGGGCTCCGCTGCCATCTTGTGACTTGAAGTGATTTATGGGTCCAATTAAACCGCAAAACAGCAATTATGCCTCTGATGtgcatgaaagtgtgtgtgtgtgtgtgtgtgtgtgtgtgtgtgtgtatgcaaggaCTATTAATGCAGTCAAAAacaaaagtttgtgtgtgtgtgtgtgtgtgtgtgtgtgtgtgtgtgtgtgtttggggtttcACACAATGAAACACTGTAACGCCTCTATGCACACGCCTATATAAAACAATGAGAAATGGGCAGGATGTATATTGAAGTATGCACCCTCACTTTGAGTCTGGCCATgagtgcacactgcacacactaaATTAATCTTTTGTGTTGAAGCTAGACCTTAGCAGAAGATTACTTCACAAGGGCCTGTTGAGTGGCTTTCTCAGGTGGTCATTACTCAAGGAGTTGGTGGTCTACAGCTACCCAATGCTAGGCAAACAATaagaacaacacacaacaagaaCACAAGGGCTGCCCAGTAAGAGGAGAAAGGGGCGGATTCCTACTTTCAACTGAGAGCCAGGGTTGCGGAGGGGGTGAGACTTACTTCAGGTCCTGCAGGAGGTCCTTAGCATTGAGCATGGTGATCAGGGAAGTCGTGGAGgctgggatgatgatgatgggagTTCTTGAACCtgtacagggaaaaaaaaaaaagatcatatAATGAGAGAGCTTCTTACCAAAAGTCACATTTGGTCTGTAGAAATTTGCTTTCAACTCAATTTAAAGATGTTATAGGCGGCGCTGTTGCTTACCTTTCTTTTGGTTTGGCGGGGGTCTTGCTTGGGAAActtgaaagggagaaagaaataggagagagagaaacatttttgtgttactgccaTGGCTAtacacatcagaacacacacacacacacatacatacatacacacacaccacacacacagaaacatagacTCGCTAAGACCATTTTGACTACAAATATCTGTGACTGGAAATGTCTGACCAAAGTTATTTTGGGGCAGCCATGTACTTTTTTAGTATCTGCAAAAAGCCACCCCATGGTTTAACAGACCAAAACCAAAATAACTTGAGAACAGCAAGCATTGAGCTTATCAACAGTCATTctttacacaaacaacaatgaGTCAAAGGAATAAGCAACAGTaatatgtttttctgtttggtgGTTCAGATACATAAGGAGAGGGCCCAAGAGTCTGTGGTGCCACCCGCCTTGCTGAAGGTCTTTCTTGCGCTGGAGGAGTTCATAACGGCGCATCGATCCATTAATCTAAATCAGAGTGGCGCTGGAGAGctgccacacacagccagcagccTCATCCCTCACGCCATGCAGTGCTGCATTCACACACCACCTGCCCATCATGCGCGTGCTCATCAGTCAtgtcgtgcgt is a window from the Clupea harengus unplaced genomic scaffold, Ch_v2.0.2, whole genome shotgun sequence genome containing:
- the LOC122132233 gene encoding parafibromin-like encodes the protein ASPQLNVNVTLFVGLFFSFSPSLPLHLSPSLLCSLSLPLHLSPSLLCSLSPHPSLSLFQEGASARKAQTPAMQPVPRPVSQARPPPNQKKGSRTPIIIIPASTTSLITMLNAKDLLQDLKFLTSEEKKKLGLQRDNEVLLQRRKDQIQTGGATLSVTVPYRVIDQPLKLAPQDWDRVVAVFVQGPAWQFKGWPWLLPDGSPVDIFAKIRAFHLKYDEARPDPNVAKWDVTVLELSHHKRHLDRPVFLRFWETLDRYMVKHKAHLRF